Proteins encoded together in one Cyanobium sp. WAJ14-Wanaka window:
- a CDS encoding DUF3038 domain-containing protein: MPHDYLAPQTAQDLSRRALSRRGLERLDLLLLSLEALDYNGGEALVWMSEHLGFQDLFPNRVELWKSRCHNPLRRNTRRGVLNSTESDALIRILCGMADRLYPLVRSLLSQAEAPELLAQRWEIFHGRLSELVRERMNLRRGGVQKLLNREQGMAQCRQLIQALALGSGAGGFDRLKSSLLDAAA; encoded by the coding sequence ATGCCCCACGACTACTTGGCTCCGCAAACTGCCCAAGATCTATCTCGCCGAGCCCTGTCTCGGCGCGGGCTGGAGCGTCTCGATCTGTTGCTGCTCAGCCTGGAAGCCCTTGATTACAACGGCGGTGAGGCCCTGGTGTGGATGAGCGAGCATCTGGGCTTTCAGGATCTCTTCCCCAACCGGGTCGAGCTCTGGAAAAGCCGTTGCCATAACCCCCTGCGCCGCAACACCCGCCGCGGCGTGCTCAACAGCACCGAAAGCGATGCCCTGATTCGCATCCTCTGTGGCATGGCCGACCGCCTCTATCCGCTGGTGCGCAGCCTGCTTTCCCAGGCTGAAGCGCCCGAGCTCCTGGCCCAGCGCTGGGAGATTTTCCACGGACGGCTATCCGAATTGGTGCGCGAACGGATGAATCTGCGCCGTGGTGGGGTTCAAAAGCTGCTGAATCGGGAGCAGGGCATGGCCCAGTGCCGCCAGCTGATTCAGGCCTTGGCCCTGGGATCGGGGGCCGGGGGTTTTGATCGCCTTAAGTCCAGCCTGCTGGATGCGGCCGCCTAA
- a CDS encoding NAD(P)-dependent oxidoreductase, which translates to MTGSERPPLGWIGLGALGAPMASNLLAAGFPLTVYNRTTGPEQPLVAKGALLATSPAATSATAELFCLCVSDDAAAEAVLFSHQSDPERAPASAGLRPGSLVIDFSTIVPATSQSLAMRLADLGVANLDAPVTGGTEGARAGNLSVLVGGDASDLERARPVLEVVGARVSHLGPVGAGQQAKAVNQVLVAGSYAAVAEAMALGQRLAQPVSALVASLEDELLAAGHGNDDVSALARWFSRPS; encoded by the coding sequence GTGACCGGATCTGAGAGGCCGCCCCTGGGCTGGATCGGTCTCGGTGCCCTGGGGGCGCCGATGGCCTCGAACCTTTTGGCGGCAGGCTTTCCGTTAACTGTGTACAACCGCACCACGGGCCCCGAGCAACCCCTGGTGGCAAAGGGGGCGCTGCTGGCGACCAGTCCAGCGGCAACTTCAGCGACGGCCGAGCTGTTCTGTCTCTGCGTGAGCGACGACGCGGCAGCTGAGGCGGTGCTGTTTTCTCACCAGAGCGATCCAGAGCGAGCTCCTGCCAGCGCTGGCTTACGCCCCGGCAGCCTGGTTATCGACTTCTCCACAATCGTCCCGGCCACTAGCCAATCGCTGGCGATGCGGCTGGCCGATCTGGGGGTGGCCAATTTGGATGCCCCGGTGACCGGTGGCACGGAAGGGGCCCGGGCCGGCAACCTGTCTGTGCTGGTGGGTGGTGACGCGTCCGATCTGGAGCGGGCCCGTCCCGTGCTCGAGGTTGTGGGCGCTCGTGTAAGCCACCTGGGGCCGGTGGGGGCAGGTCAGCAGGCCAAGGCGGTCAACCAGGTGCTTGTTGCCGGTAGTTACGCCGCCGTTGCAGAGGCCATGGCCCTGGGCCAGCGCTTGGCGCAGCCCGTGAGCGCACTGGTGGCCTCCCTAGAAGACGAGCTGCTGGCAGCAGGCCACGGCAATGACGACGTTTCGGCCCTAGCCCGCTGGTTCAGCAGGCCCAGCTAA
- a CDS encoding adenine phosphoribosyltransferase, translated as MAIPVSVARTELDLRQLVRDVPDFPKPGILFRDLTPLMRHPEGWQEVIRQLSELCDQLQPDLIVGIEARGFIVGTALATAVRLGFVPVRKPGKLPGAVTGVDYALEYGSDRLEISSDALSGGEKVLVVDDLLATGGTAAACAELVTAAGGSLCGFGFVAELAALDGRSKLPAGKPVTSLLIYS; from the coding sequence ATGGCCATTCCGGTATCCGTTGCACGGACTGAGCTGGATCTGCGCCAACTGGTGCGAGATGTGCCCGACTTCCCCAAGCCAGGCATTTTGTTCAGGGATCTCACGCCTCTGATGCGCCATCCCGAGGGCTGGCAGGAGGTGATTCGTCAGCTTTCAGAGCTCTGCGACCAGCTCCAACCCGACCTAATCGTGGGCATCGAAGCCAGGGGCTTCATCGTTGGCACGGCCCTGGCCACTGCCGTGCGCCTGGGCTTTGTACCGGTGCGTAAACCAGGCAAATTGCCCGGCGCCGTCACCGGCGTGGACTACGCCCTCGAATACGGCTCCGATCGCCTGGAGATCAGTAGCGACGCCCTCAGTGGTGGCGAAAAGGTGCTGGTCGTCGACGACCTCCTGGCCACCGGCGGCACGGCCGCCGCCTGCGCCGAGCTGGTGACAGCCGCAGGGGGCTCCCTATGTGGCTTTGGCTTTGTGGCCGAATTGGCTGCCCTAGATGGGCGCAGCAAATTGCCCGCCGGCAAACCGGTCACGTCCCTCTTGATCTACAGCTAA
- a CDS encoding PIN domain-containing protein — MIVLDTNVISELMRPIPNPQVLAWANAVDPDDLAITAMNEAEIRHGLARLPKMGQAGQTVPSKTEKMGLGL; from the coding sequence GTGATCGTGCTCGACACCAACGTGATCTCAGAGTTGATGCGACCCATCCCAAATCCACAGGTGCTGGCCTGGGCCAATGCTGTCGATCCAGATGACCTGGCGATCACGGCCATGAACGAAGCCGAGATCCGACATGGCTTGGCGCGGCTACCGAAAATGGGCCAGGCGGGCCAGACTGTGCCAAGCAAGACCGAGAAAATGGGGTTGGGGTTATGA
- a CDS encoding DUF86 domain-containing protein, whose product MRRDSRVLLMAVVESADAIADAVEGISFDDYCNSRLIRAAVEREFITIGEALNNLSRVDSDVFARIDQAVRIIGFRNKLAHEYDRVDDALVWGVIQKSLSSLCATCCALIDSLQREES is encoded by the coding sequence ATGCGGCGTGATTCCAGGGTGCTGCTCATGGCTGTCGTCGAATCTGCAGACGCCATTGCCGACGCGGTCGAGGGTATAAGTTTCGATGACTACTGCAATAGCCGTCTAATCCGTGCTGCCGTTGAGAGGGAGTTCATCACCATTGGCGAAGCTCTCAACAATCTTTCTCGGGTCGACAGTGACGTTTTTGCCCGCATTGATCAGGCTGTGAGAATCATCGGCTTTCGCAATAAGCTCGCCCATGAATACGACAGGGTTGATGATGCACTTGTTTGGGGCGTCATTCAAAAATCTCTCTCATCATTGTGTGCCACCTGTTGTGCATTGATTGACAGCCTGCAACGTGAGGAGAGTTGA
- a CDS encoding FAD-dependent monooxygenase has protein sequence MVQPFQALVRGAGPTGALAALALADAGWLVAISDPLDRARLLDRSRAYAFSHSSRRLLEYLGLWTQLEAVMVPFRHLELQDLGARAQVTFELPDLGRRLAQQPGAALGWIAQHGPLMEVLFDQLACHPAITLSLGSEAADLQAEPDLLVAADGPHSPTREGLGIGQWQWSYRQNCLSALVGLRGSEADQAWELLRPEGPFALLPLGGGKVQAVWSAPTARCRQLESLSDGGFLDALASALPDRFQPDALFDSPRAFPVAWQLAHRLHRGNCVLVGESGHRCHPVGGQGLNLCWRDVAELHRQARRVAAGRLRVQRLASAYALRRWPDLLLTLIATDLLVRLFSNRSNLLLPLRRLALAAMARLAPLRRLSLGAMTHGPCQLRW, from the coding sequence TTGGTTCAACCTTTTCAAGCCTTAGTTAGGGGCGCCGGCCCGACCGGTGCCCTGGCTGCTTTAGCCCTGGCTGATGCCGGCTGGCTAGTGGCCATTTCTGACCCATTAGATCGGGCCCGCTTGCTGGACCGCAGCAGGGCCTACGCCTTTAGCCATTCGAGCCGGCGGCTACTGGAATATCTGGGCCTCTGGACCCAGCTCGAGGCCGTGATGGTGCCTTTTAGGCACCTGGAATTACAAGACTTGGGCGCCAGAGCCCAGGTCACTTTTGAATTGCCTGATCTGGGACGCCGCCTTGCCCAGCAACCCGGTGCGGCCCTCGGTTGGATCGCCCAGCACGGTCCCTTGATGGAGGTCTTGTTCGATCAACTTGCCTGCCATCCAGCCATCACCCTTTCCTTGGGTAGTGAGGCGGCTGATTTGCAGGCTGAACCTGATTTGCTTGTGGCTGCTGATGGCCCCCACTCGCCCACCAGGGAAGGGCTCGGGATCGGCCAATGGCAGTGGAGCTATCGCCAGAATTGTTTATCAGCCCTGGTGGGCCTGCGCGGCAGCGAAGCAGACCAGGCCTGGGAGTTGCTTCGGCCCGAGGGACCCTTTGCCCTGCTGCCCCTTGGTGGTGGAAAGGTGCAGGCGGTTTGGAGCGCCCCGACGGCTCGATGCCGCCAGCTTGAGAGCCTCAGTGATGGGGGCTTCCTGGACGCCCTGGCCTCAGCCCTGCCGGATCGTTTCCAGCCCGATGCACTGTTTGATTCGCCCCGGGCCTTCCCCGTGGCCTGGCAACTGGCCCACCGCCTGCACCGGGGAAACTGCGTACTGGTGGGGGAAAGCGGCCATCGCTGCCATCCCGTCGGGGGCCAGGGCCTCAACCTCTGCTGGCGGGATGTGGCCGAACTGCATCGCCAGGCCAGGAGGGTTGCCGCTGGCCGGCTCCGAGTGCAAAGGCTTGCTTCTGCCTATGCCCTACGCCGTTGGCCGGATCTGCTGCTCACCTTGATCGCCACAGACCTTCTAGTGCGGCTGTTTTCAAATCGCTCTAATTTGCTCTTGCCCCTACGGCGCCTGGCCCTGGCTGCCATGGCGCGGCTGGCGCCCCTGCGGCGGTTGAGCCTGGGGGCAATGACCCATGGCCCCTGTCAGTTGCGATGGTGA
- a CDS encoding 2OG-Fe(II) oxygenase, whose protein sequence is MQLIATYQDPDLAALGQRVADFFELRSDLHTSGASFGGGVTNPDKVSTDISLVWLDRSDPEAHGLSDAIMLAVSRCLKQYLAERREFLQVCPERSLFVNPIFNLQRYKPGEGFKNWHCDWTTADDATEPIRRVLAWILYCNSLENGGTEFLWQKHHVEAVQGQMAIFPAGMSHVHRGRVSQEHTKLIATGWINVGSLDGYVQRLGQVSQ, encoded by the coding sequence ATGCAACTGATTGCCACCTATCAAGACCCCGATCTGGCGGCATTGGGCCAGCGGGTAGCCGATTTTTTTGAATTGCGCAGCGACCTGCACACCTCCGGGGCCAGCTTTGGTGGCGGCGTGACCAACCCAGACAAGGTCTCCACCGATATCTCCCTGGTGTGGCTGGATCGCAGCGACCCGGAGGCCCATGGTCTAAGCGACGCGATCATGTTGGCCGTTTCCCGTTGCCTAAAGCAGTACTTAGCCGAGCGGCGGGAGTTCCTGCAGGTTTGCCCTGAGCGCTCGCTTTTTGTAAATCCAATCTTCAATCTGCAGCGCTATAAACCGGGGGAAGGTTTTAAAAATTGGCACTGCGACTGGACCACCGCCGACGATGCCACCGAACCGATTCGGCGGGTGCTGGCCTGGATTCTTTACTGCAATTCGCTGGAGAATGGGGGCACCGAATTCCTTTGGCAGAAGCACCATGTGGAGGCGGTGCAGGGCCAGATGGCGATTTTCCCGGCGGGCATGTCGCACGTGCATAGGGGCCGGGTCAGCCAGGAGCACACCAAGCTGATCGCCACCGGCTGGATCAATGTGGGTTCATTGGATGGCTATGTGCAAAGGCTCGGCCAGGTCAGCCAGTAG
- a CDS encoding ParA family protein, with translation MFITVSGQKGGVAKTCTSIHLATVWAERGRSVCVVDADRNRSALAYGIRGELPFVVVPVEAAAKATRSADVVITDGQASSDEEELRHLAVGSDLVLLPTSPKARAVELTVELAQLLRRVDVPHAVVLVKVDVRQQRAAQEARAALQAFGLTVLAAEVPLLAAFDKAESQGIPVFSATDDRGRADPRRMAGWSAYQSIAEEIECLISKPLSVASRSISPLPLSA, from the coding sequence GTGTTCATCACCGTCTCTGGTCAGAAGGGAGGGGTCGCCAAGACCTGCACCAGCATCCACTTGGCCACTGTTTGGGCTGAGAGGGGGCGTTCGGTTTGCGTTGTTGATGCCGACCGCAATCGCTCAGCTTTGGCCTATGGCATCCGCGGTGAGCTGCCCTTTGTGGTGGTGCCAGTGGAGGCGGCTGCAAAGGCGACCCGTTCTGCTGATGTGGTGATCACAGACGGCCAGGCCAGTAGCGATGAAGAGGAGCTGCGGCATCTGGCGGTGGGCTCGGATCTGGTGCTGCTTCCCACTTCACCGAAGGCCCGGGCCGTGGAGTTGACCGTTGAATTGGCCCAGTTGCTCCGCAGGGTTGATGTGCCCCATGCGGTTGTGTTGGTGAAGGTGGATGTGCGGCAACAGCGCGCTGCCCAGGAGGCCAGGGCCGCATTGCAAGCATTTGGCCTGACGGTTTTGGCGGCGGAGGTGCCGCTTTTGGCTGCCTTCGACAAGGCTGAAAGCCAGGGAATACCTGTTTTCTCAGCTACCGATGACCGGGGTCGGGCAGACCCTCGACGCATGGCCGGTTGGTCGGCCTATCAATCCATAGCCGAGGAAATTGAATGCCTGATTTCGAAGCCCTTGTCCGTCGCCAGCAGGAGCATCAGTCCGCTGCCGCTGAGCGCCTAG
- a CDS encoding nucleotidyltransferase family protein: MSQHDQDMGALPLTKPQLAVITAACSQHQVSRLYLFGSMLRPDYRPGQSDIDLLVEFQPLEPTELVDAYFGLEEQLTGSLGTAVDLVMATARRNPIVQADIDASKQLLYAA, encoded by the coding sequence ATGAGCCAGCACGATCAAGACATGGGAGCGCTCCCGCTCACCAAGCCCCAACTCGCTGTCATTACTGCAGCCTGCAGCCAACACCAAGTTTCACGGCTCTATTTATTTGGTTCGATGCTGCGCCCCGACTACCGCCCAGGGCAGAGCGACATCGACCTGCTGGTGGAATTCCAACCGCTAGAACCAACCGAGCTTGTCGATGCCTACTTCGGGCTTGAAGAACAGCTCACAGGCAGCCTTGGCACTGCTGTGGATCTGGTCATGGCAACAGCCAGGCGCAATCCCATCGTGCAGGCCGACATCGACGCCTCTAAGCAGTTGCTCTATGCGGCGTGA
- the dapB gene encoding 4-hydroxy-tetrahydrodipicolinate reductase: MAGLSLASDPQSRPAPIPVVVAGALGRMGAEVVKAVLQSADCSLVGAVDTTPGKEGADLGLELGLGELEVAVTADLEGCLCQASQAVRQSGPGGGAVLVDFTHPKVVYEHTRSAIAYGVHPVIGTTGLGPQQLADLAAFAEKSGVGGAVIPNFSVGMVLLQQAAAAAARFYDFAELTELHHNRKADAPSGTCIKTAELMEELGKGFNPLQVEEHESLAGCRGGQRESGLRLHSLRLPGLVAHQEVMFGAPGETYTLRHDTIERSAYMPGVLLTVRKVRSLGGLVYGLERLI, encoded by the coding sequence ATGGCCGGCCTTTCCCTAGCTAGCGACCCCCAATCCAGGCCGGCGCCCATTCCAGTGGTGGTGGCAGGTGCCCTCGGTCGCATGGGCGCTGAGGTGGTGAAGGCGGTGCTGCAGTCGGCCGATTGCAGCCTGGTGGGGGCGGTTGACACCACCCCCGGTAAGGAGGGTGCAGATCTGGGTTTGGAGCTGGGGCTTGGCGAGCTGGAGGTGGCCGTAACCGCCGACCTGGAGGGCTGTCTTTGTCAGGCCAGCCAAGCGGTGCGTCAAAGCGGGCCCGGCGGCGGGGCAGTGCTGGTGGATTTCACCCACCCGAAGGTGGTTTATGAGCACACCCGGTCGGCGATTGCCTATGGAGTGCATCCGGTGATTGGCACCACGGGTCTCGGCCCCCAGCAGTTGGCTGATTTGGCCGCCTTTGCCGAAAAATCTGGGGTTGGGGGCGCCGTGATTCCCAATTTCTCCGTGGGCATGGTGCTGCTGCAGCAGGCGGCGGCGGCGGCGGCCCGCTTCTACGACTTCGCCGAGCTGACGGAACTACACCACAACCGCAAGGCCGATGCTCCGAGTGGCACCTGCATCAAGACAGCCGAGCTGATGGAGGAGCTGGGCAAGGGCTTCAATCCCCTGCAGGTGGAGGAGCACGAATCCCTGGCGGGTTGCCGCGGCGGCCAGCGGGAGAGCGGCCTGAGGCTCCATTCGCTGCGGTTGCCGGGTCTGGTGGCCCACCAGGAGGTGATGTTCGGTGCCCCCGGTGAGACGTATACCCTGCGCCACGACACGATTGAACGCTCGGCCTACATGCCCGGGGTATTGCTCACGGTGCGCAAGGTGCGCAGTCTGGGCGGGTTGGTGTATGGCCTGGAGCGGCTGATCTGA
- a CDS encoding DUF2949 domain-containing protein, translating to MVISSSPQPPPAAELVRYLRHQIGLSEGALALGFKQSQLEQAPLPVVLWRFGLISLDQFGQVLSWQAEASP from the coding sequence ATGGTGATCAGCAGCTCTCCCCAGCCCCCACCTGCCGCCGAGTTGGTGCGCTACCTACGCCATCAAATCGGCTTGAGCGAAGGCGCCCTGGCCCTGGGGTTCAAGCAGTCGCAGCTGGAGCAGGCCCCCTTGCCGGTGGTGCTTTGGCGGTTTGGCCTGATCAGCCTGGACCAGTTTGGGCAGGTGCTCAGCTGGCAGGCCGAGGCCTCCCCTTAG
- a CDS encoding DUF4335 domain-containing protein: protein MKQTLRYDQVSCRLRLEGLPDVSANQGADSLGIITGWSLEWAGRPELEGRKEHLVAMMQVVLPYARHLVSGIARPFGDNSQPVAVGPAAGGSGHLLQLRSSQSDVPPLELQLDDAELADLVRVLDEVHLDPRVLVQLEIAPPLPLKAREVLGRTPLPQRLAAPIGGAVVLALAAALGLMLPQPKQPQPKQSAAPAGSSPAAGKSSPGLDVFASLPTLKE from the coding sequence ATGAAGCAAACCCTTCGCTACGACCAGGTCAGTTGTCGCCTAAGGCTGGAGGGACTGCCCGATGTGTCGGCCAACCAGGGGGCAGACAGCCTGGGCATCATCACGGGCTGGAGCCTGGAATGGGCTGGTCGGCCTGAGCTGGAGGGCCGCAAGGAGCACCTGGTGGCGATGATGCAGGTGGTGCTGCCCTACGCCCGCCATTTGGTCAGTGGCATCGCCCGGCCCTTTGGCGACAACTCCCAGCCGGTGGCGGTGGGTCCCGCTGCTGGCGGAAGCGGCCACCTTCTGCAACTGCGCAGTAGCCAGAGCGATGTGCCGCCGCTGGAGCTCCAGCTAGACGACGCCGAATTGGCCGATCTGGTCAGGGTGCTCGATGAGGTGCATCTCGACCCCCGGGTGCTGGTTCAACTTGAGATTGCGCCCCCCCTGCCCCTCAAGGCCAGGGAGGTACTTGGGCGCACCCCGTTGCCCCAACGGCTGGCGGCCCCGATCGGGGGTGCGGTGGTGCTGGCCCTGGCTGCGGCGCTTGGCCTAATGCTGCCCCAGCCCAAGCAGCCCCAGCCCAAACAGTCGGCGGCCCCGGCCGGCTCCAGCCCTGCCGCCGGCAAGAGCTCCCCAGGACTTGACGTTTTTGCCTCCCTGCCCACACTTAAAGAATGA
- a CDS encoding high light inducible protein — MTQSTPAVIRGAQVTTEDGGRLNAFAAEPRMEVVAAESSWGFHERAEKLNGRMAMLGFIALLATEFALGGESFTRGLLGIG; from the coding sequence GTGACTCAATCCACCCCCGCCGTGATCCGCGGAGCCCAGGTGACCACCGAAGACGGCGGCCGCCTCAACGCCTTTGCTGCCGAGCCCCGCATGGAAGTGGTGGCTGCTGAGAGCAGCTGGGGTTTCCACGAGCGCGCTGAAAAGCTCAATGGCCGCATGGCAATGCTCGGCTTTATCGCCCTGCTCGCAACTGAATTCGCCCTTGGCGGTGAATCTTTCACCCGCGGTCTGCTAGGTATCGGCTGA
- a CDS encoding DUF86 domain-containing protein — MPSPSEQRPPRDWLLYLQDMEGFASRAISYCAELSQNDFEGNPLVQDAVLRNIELIGEAATRIPPEVRESNPGIAWRQIVAMRNQLIHGYLGIDLEIVWDVVTVELPALLEQCQKLRRKLP; from the coding sequence ATGCCATCACCATCTGAGCAGCGCCCACCAAGAGACTGGCTGCTCTACCTCCAAGACATGGAGGGATTTGCCTCCCGTGCCATCAGTTACTGCGCTGAGCTCAGCCAGAACGACTTCGAGGGCAATCCCCTTGTTCAGGATGCTGTTCTGAGGAATATCGAGTTAATCGGAGAAGCAGCCACCCGAATACCGCCTGAGGTACGGGAGTCAAATCCGGGAATTGCCTGGCGGCAAATCGTGGCCATGCGCAATCAGTTGATCCATGGCTATCTGGGAATTGATTTGGAGATCGTTTGGGATGTGGTGACGGTGGAGCTACCGGCTTTGCTTGAGCAATGCCAGAAGCTGCGTAGGAAGCTGCCTTAG